A genomic region of Drosophila kikkawai strain 14028-0561.14 chromosome X, DkikHiC1v2, whole genome shotgun sequence contains the following coding sequences:
- the Inx5 gene encoding innexin inx5, whose translation MYSAVKPLSKYLQFKSIRIYDAVFTIHSKCTVVILLTCSLLLSARQYFGDPIQCITEEKNIEYVQSYCWTMGTYILRLDNYNELPLPPPYPDQVVANKSQLKVNSRSRYRSSYQRSSLRRLGDYDEAYARAMSIAEGVGPEIRGQSQRVYLRYYQWVIILLLFQAFVFYFPSCLWKVWEGQRLKQLCSEVGEALLSEETYNTRLRLLVKYFTTDYEDMHLSYMAKYVFCEVLNFLISIVNIIVLEVFLNGFWTKYLQALATIPLYDWDHWNRISSSVFPKIAKCEVLKFGASGTATIMDNLCILPLNILNEKIFVFLWAWFLLMALMSGLNLLCRLAMILSSYLREQMIRSQLRFMSMRHVQRALRDLTIGDWFLLMKVSVNVNPMLFRDLMQELCELRTSSSVSILESAV comes from the exons ATGTATTCGGCGGTAAAGCCGCTGTCCAAATATCTGCAGTTTAAATCGATTCGCATCTACGACGCCGTCTTCACCATCCACTCTAAATGCACGGTGGTGATTCTGCTTACATGCTCCCTGCTCCTGTCGGCGCGTCAGTACTTTGGGGATCCGATTCAGTGCATCACCGAGGAGAAGAACATCGAGTATGTGCAATCCTACTGCTGGACCATGGGCACCTACATCCTCAGGCTGGACAATTACAACGAGCTTCCCCTCCCGCCACCCTATCCCGACCAGGTGGTAGCCAACAAATCCCAGTTGAAGGTCAATTCCCGCAGCCGTTATCGCTCCTCCTACCAGCGATCAAGCCTCCGCCGGCTGGGGGATTACGACGAGGCGTATGCCCGGGCCATGTCGATAGCCGAGGGCGTGGGCCCCGAAATCCGTGGTCAGTCGCAGCGGGTGTATCTGCGCTATTACCAGTGGGTCATCATCCTGCTGCTCTTCCAGGCGTTCGTCTTTTACTTCCCCTCGTGCCTGTGGAAGGTGTGGGAGGGTCAGCGACTGAAGCAACTCTGTTCGGAGGTTGGCGAGGCTTTGCTCTCCGAGGAGACTTACAACACAAGGCTGCGCCTGCTGGTGAAGTACTTCACCACCGATTACGAGGACATGCACCTGAGCTACATGGCCAAGTATGTCTTCTGCGAGGTCCTCAATTTCTTAATCAGT ATAGTGAACATAATAGTCCTGGAAGTTTTTCTCAACGGTTTCTGGACCAAGTACCTCCAAGCCCTGGCCACTATACCGTTGTACGACTGGGACCACTGGAATCGCATCTCATCGAGCGTCTTCCCGAAAATCGCCAAATGCGAGGTGCTAAAGTTCGGAGCCAGTGGCACGGCCACCATCATGGACAACCTGTGCATCTTGCCGCTGAATATCCTGAACGAGAAGATCTTCGTGTTCCTGTGGGCCTGGTTCCTGCTGATGGCCCTGATGTCCGGCCTGAATCTGCTCTGTCGGCTGGCCATGATCCTGAGCAGTTACCTGCGCGAACAGATGATTCGCAGCCAGTTGCGGTTCATGAGCATGCGGCATGTGCAGCGCGCTTTGCGGGACCTGACCATCGGTGACTGGTTCCTCCTGATGAAGGTCAGTGTCAATGTGAACCCGATGCTCTTTCGGGATCTCATGCAGGAGCTATGCGAGCTGCGTACCTCCTCCTCGGTGAGCATTCTGGAAAGCGCCGTCTAG